From the Streptococcus sp. 29887 genome, one window contains:
- a CDS encoding DUF4391 domain-containing protein codes for MPFLPSTLIPRPKVLYKPYQKGNKDFLDNFGLSTADKQLLRQQIGQITATHQLDAKTLPIPAGKTIQQIIVLRIDLLSQQLDPHLLAELDTYLGFYTLFHLVFPDGTSQYLIHFKEKLAQSREGRNFKIVRHFQTDKPLALTYQERDLDQFYENLVKQAGEEELVGGEASIKEQIEQTERLAAMEKQAAQLKKKMFAEKAMRKQMELRKAYKALEEEIQQLRTSIHSSAPSSKASF; via the coding sequence ATGCCATTTTTACCATCTACTCTAATTCCAAGACCCAAAGTCCTCTACAAGCCTTATCAAAAAGGCAACAAGGACTTTCTAGATAATTTTGGCCTGTCTACAGCTGATAAGCAGCTCCTCCGGCAACAAATCGGTCAGATTACCGCTACCCATCAACTAGATGCCAAGACCCTCCCCATTCCAGCGGGTAAGACCATTCAGCAAATCATCGTCCTTCGGATTGATCTCTTGAGTCAGCAACTAGACCCGCACTTACTAGCAGAGCTGGACACTTATCTGGGATTTTACACCCTCTTTCATCTGGTATTTCCAGATGGGACAAGCCAGTATTTGATTCATTTTAAGGAAAAGCTGGCGCAATCGAGAGAGGGTCGGAATTTTAAGATTGTTCGTCACTTTCAAACAGATAAACCTCTGGCATTGACCTACCAAGAAAGAGACTTGGACCAGTTTTATGAAAACTTGGTCAAACAAGCGGGGGAAGAAGAACTGGTCGGAGGCGAAGCTTCTATCAAAGAACAGATTGAGCAGACGGAACGCTTAGCAGCAATGGAAAAGCAAGCAGCCCAGCTCAAGAAAAAGATGTTTGCCGAAAAAGCCATGCGCAAACAAATGGAGCTTCGAAAGGCCTACAAAGCCCTAGAAGAAGAAATCCAACAGTTGAGAACCAGCATTCACAGTTCAGCACCTTCATCTAAGGCTAGTTTTTAA
- a CDS encoding site-specific DNA-methyltransferase, with protein MSTAKFGEYTQVEKLDLTSKDILSDNIAKIGQLFPEVLTESSDENGRLRPAIDFDKLRQFLSREIVEGRESYEFTWVGKRGAIAEAGKPTSQTLRPDLEESVDFDKSENVFITGDNLEVLKVLQESYLGKIDMIYIDPPYNTGKDFVYSDKFQMSEEELADEMDLRDEDGLQRVGLTKNEKSSARYHSDWLNMMYPRLVLARNLLKDSGVIFISIDDNEQANLKAICDEIFGEENFVTNFCWHNNKKGRQMDKFVKNSFENILLYSKNINELEINSKKVQVDLKKYDQVDSISRYKKGYPLHNGTASFHIDNRPNLAYSIYYNPFSANVKILDEKVLGDSGYEIVLSKEGQNLLTRGFVRVVPKYNSKYDNQRVWRWSAEKFLKEYKSELIFVQEDQGYYFYQKERIDDEGTKNQQFTNYIDIDTSNGKIELNRLFDNKTYFDFPKTIKLIKMLCDIKLGTDSVILDFFAGSATTADAVMQLNAEDGGNRKYILCTLDEQVADKSAAKEAGYQTIDQISRERIRRAAKKIQEEHPETVGKQDFGFRAYKLDSSNFKDVSQTPDSFSQESLFDSVSNIKDGRTDLDLLFQIMLTWGMELSLPIVKTQIDGTDIYNVADGALIACFADEISESVLRQIAKEEPLRAVFKDESFANSAAKINLGQIFKEEAPNTKVKVV; from the coding sequence ATGAGCACAGCAAAGTTTGGAGAATACACTCAAGTTGAAAAGCTAGACCTGACTTCAAAAGATATTTTATCAGACAATATTGCAAAGATTGGTCAGCTTTTTCCTGAGGTTCTAACAGAAAGTAGTGATGAAAATGGCAGGTTGCGTCCAGCTATTGACTTTGACAAGCTACGCCAATTCCTTTCAAGAGAGATTGTTGAGGGGCGGGAGTCTTATGAGTTTACCTGGGTCGGCAAACGCGGAGCGATTGCGGAGGCAGGTAAACCGACCAGCCAGACCCTTCGCCCAGATCTTGAGGAAAGTGTTGACTTTGACAAGTCTGAAAATGTCTTTATAACAGGGGACAACTTGGAAGTCCTCAAGGTCTTGCAGGAGTCTTATCTGGGCAAGATTGATATGATTTACATCGATCCGCCATACAATACAGGCAAGGACTTTGTATATTCAGATAAATTCCAGATGAGCGAGGAAGAACTGGCAGATGAAATGGATCTGCGAGATGAGGACGGTTTGCAACGGGTGGGCTTGACCAAGAATGAAAAATCCTCCGCCCGCTATCACTCTGACTGGCTCAATATGATGTACCCTCGCCTAGTCCTTGCCCGCAACCTCCTCAAAGACAGTGGCGTTATCTTTATCTCCATTGACGATAACGAACAAGCCAACCTCAAAGCTATCTGTGATGAGATATTTGGGGAAGAGAATTTTGTTACAAATTTTTGCTGGCATAATAATAAAAAAGGGCGGCAAATGGATAAATTTGTAAAAAATTCATTTGAAAACATATTACTATACTCTAAAAATATTAATGAACTTGAGATTAATTCAAAAAAGGTTCAAGTTGATTTGAAAAAATATGATCAAGTTGATTCGATTTCAAGGTATAAAAAGGGTTATCCATTGCATAACGGTACTGCTTCGTTCCATATTGATAATCGACCAAATCTGGCATATTCAATTTATTACAACCCATTTTCAGCAAATGTGAAGATCCTTGATGAGAAAGTTCTAGGTGATTCTGGCTATGAGATCGTTTTGAGTAAAGAAGGTCAAAATCTACTAACTAGAGGTTTTGTACGAGTGGTACCTAAGTATAACTCAAAATATGATAATCAACGTGTATGGAGATGGAGCGCAGAAAAATTTCTAAAAGAGTATAAGAGTGAATTAATATTTGTACAGGAGGATCAAGGATATTATTTTTATCAAAAAGAACGTATAGATGATGAGGGAACCAAAAATCAGCAGTTCACTAATTATATAGATATTGATACTTCTAATGGGAAAATTGAATTAAATCGTCTATTCGATAATAAAACTTATTTTGATTTCCCAAAAACAATTAAGTTGATAAAAATGCTTTGTGACATAAAATTAGGGACAGATTCAGTTATCCTCGACTTCTTCGCTGGCTCTGCAACCACAGCTGATGCAGTCATGCAGTTGAATGCTGAAGACGGTGGTAATCGTAAGTACATTCTTTGTACGTTGGATGAACAAGTGGCAGACAAGTCAGCTGCCAAGGAGGCTGGCTATCAAACCATTGACCAGATTTCTCGTGAGCGGATTCGTCGGGCTGCTAAAAAGATTCAGGAAGAACATCCTGAAACCGTCGGCAAGCAAGACTTTGGTTTTAGAGCTTATAAGCTAGACAGTTCAAACTTCAAGGATGTCAGCCAAACACCAGACAGCTTTAGCCAAGAAAGTCTTTTTGACAGTGTTTCCAATATCAAAGACGGTCGGACAGACCTTGACCTCCTCTTCCAGATTATGCTGACCTGGGGGATGGAGCTATCCCTTCCAATCGTTAAAACTCAAATTGACGGCACAGACATTTACAATGTAGCAGACGGTGCCTTGATAGCCTGCTTTGCCGATGAAATTTCAGAAAGCGTCCTCCGCCAAATCGCTAAAGAAGAGCCACTTCGTGCGGTCTTCAAGGATGAATCCTTCGCCAACTCCGCAGCCAAAATCAACCTCGGTCAAATCTTCAAAGAAGAAGCCCCAAATACCAAAGTGAAGGTGGTGTAG
- a CDS encoding putative holin-like toxin, whose product MSVAEALGLMFQFGTLLIVLLTFIFNNRKK is encoded by the coding sequence ATGTCTGTCGCAGAGGCCCTTGGGCTGATGTTTCAGTTTGGCACGTTACTAATCGTGCTACTGACATTTATTTTTAACAATCGTAAAAAATAA
- a CDS encoding putative holin-like toxin, with amino-acid sequence MVQTLLSFGGFTIALIGLCYKIFKDDDQKK; translated from the coding sequence GTGGTACAAACTTTATTGAGTTTTGGTGGTTTTACCATCGCCTTGATAGGGTTGTGCTATAAAATCTTCAAAGATGATGACCAAAAGAAATAG
- a CDS encoding SLATT domain-containing protein translates to MNNYLQISISERINKKLNSLNIVRNARIAAGKRLAGYAALWDVLFLIMNIISATMLIYSLIQNETETRLVISATFSLYSLIIQYYCSTQNYKERAIKFHYHQIQLERFITELQKLFLFRVSHAEKLRRYEEIMNSYHVCLQGEENHSSVDRFCEDNKKYIESKNFRENKFYHYINIDTVVMYSQFLIIIIFIVLYFYAGSEATNETSI, encoded by the coding sequence ATGAACAATTATTTACAAATTTCAATATCAGAGAGAATAAATAAAAAGTTAAATTCACTCAATATTGTCCGAAATGCTCGAATTGCTGCTGGAAAAAGATTGGCAGGATATGCAGCTTTGTGGGACGTACTATTCTTGATTATGAATATCATTTCTGCGACAATGCTCATTTATTCGTTGATACAAAATGAAACTGAAACAAGATTGGTTATATCAGCAACTTTTTCACTATATTCACTAATCATTCAATATTATTGTTCAACACAAAACTATAAAGAAAGAGCGATTAAATTTCATTATCATCAAATTCAACTTGAGAGATTTATTACTGAGTTACAAAAGTTGTTTCTATTTCGTGTAAGTCATGCTGAGAAACTTAGAAGATATGAAGAGATTATGAATAGTTATCACGTTTGCTTGCAAGGGGAAGAAAATCATTCATCAGTTGATAGATTTTGTGAAGATAATAAAAAGTATATAGAGTCAAAGAACTTTAGGGAAAACAAGTTTTATCACTATATAAATATAGATACAGTGGTTATGTATTCCCAGTTCCTCATAATTATTATTTTTATTGTGTTATATTTTTATGCAGGATCGGAGGCAACCAATGAAACTTCAATTTAA
- a CDS encoding helicase-related protein produces the protein MEIDNRLVLLGDQLKEHLGKGSKVKMAAATFSMFAYQSLKEELEQIEELQFIFTSPTFTTNEVAKEYREYTIPKKQRESSIFGAEYELKLMNELTQKSLARECADWVRRKAQFKSVNVHEEIDNGIRIDNGQIIAVDKLKNFDRKELGYENSLFKSSRNLYTEPQSLTYLRNFEDYWENDEYFRDVTEEVLENLTLAHKEHSPEFLYYVMLYNIFSEFLEDVNQDQLPNEHVQYKETKIWNLLYDFQKDAVKSLISKLERYNGCILADSVGLGKTFTALAVMTYYAYRGKRILVLCPKKLEHNWNMYRHDYVNNPIYDRYLQYDVLYHTDLSRDKGISNGIDLALNRWDTYDLVVIDESHNFRNGGSSDAEIEEGRENRYSRLMNRIIKSGVPTKVLMLSATPVNNRFNDLKNQIALAYEGDATQFDAKLDTKSSINDIFRMAQAAYNQWAELPAESRTTAALLDRLDFDFFKVLDSVTIARSRKHIRQFYDRNAIGDFPERLAPKNFYPDLTVNRRDITYERIYALLDQLQLTIYQPSLFIHPSKRSRYEKAEGQGLTQLGRETGIKKLMMINLLKRLESSIEAFRYTLIEVVKAYVDKTILSIEEFEVAGGEGNVQLQELAEDDFDVEDSNTDFFVGKKFPIKLADMDYLSWKRDLQADQTVLRELENLVNLITPQEDQKLQTLFNLIDDKLAQPINPDNKKVIIFSAFATTTDYLYKNISHYLLDKYGLHTAQISGTKGFSTTLPLKNKDLNTLLTYFSPRSKQKDLLYPDDHREIDVLIATDVISEGQNLQDADTMINYDIHWNPVRIVQRFGRVDRIGSQNKYIQLVNFWPNIALDTYIDLKARVESRMKISVLTSTADDNVLTNEEIEDNNYRKKQLERLQTEVVDLEDMNEGISIMDLGLEDYRMDLLSYLAKHPELEAMPKGLQAVVQAGQGQPAGAIFLLKNIAHQTHLSKKNRLHPYYLVYISDQGETVYSIADTKALLEHLRMITKGKNQPEKDLVATYNRATDDGAKMEHYSDLLQRSLENLVESDEETFNESLFTSDTIDFMDSGVDGSDDFELMAFFAVLKGED, from the coding sequence ATGGAAATTGATAACCGACTGGTTCTCTTAGGAGATCAGTTAAAAGAACATTTAGGAAAAGGCAGTAAAGTAAAAATGGCTGCAGCAACTTTTTCCATGTTTGCTTATCAGTCTTTAAAAGAAGAGCTCGAGCAAATTGAAGAGCTGCAATTTATTTTTACAAGTCCAACCTTCACGACCAATGAAGTTGCGAAAGAGTACCGCGAATACACCATACCAAAGAAACAGCGAGAATCATCTATATTTGGAGCTGAGTACGAGCTCAAATTGATGAATGAGCTGACCCAAAAATCTCTTGCTAGAGAATGTGCCGACTGGGTACGTCGAAAGGCTCAGTTTAAGTCTGTCAATGTCCATGAAGAAATTGACAACGGCATTCGGATTGACAACGGTCAAATCATCGCAGTAGACAAGCTGAAAAACTTTGACCGTAAGGAACTGGGTTATGAAAATTCACTTTTTAAGTCCAGTCGCAATCTCTACACAGAGCCACAAAGTTTGACCTATCTACGAAACTTTGAAGACTACTGGGAAAATGATGAATATTTCCGTGATGTGACCGAGGAAGTTTTAGAAAATCTGACCCTGGCCCATAAGGAACATTCGCCAGAGTTTCTCTACTATGTCATGCTTTATAATATCTTTAGTGAATTTTTAGAAGATGTCAATCAAGACCAACTGCCAAATGAACATGTTCAGTATAAGGAAACCAAGATTTGGAATCTCTTGTATGATTTTCAAAAGGATGCGGTCAAGTCGCTGATTTCAAAATTGGAACGATACAACGGCTGTATCTTGGCGGATTCGGTCGGTCTAGGAAAAACCTTTACAGCTCTTGCTGTCATGACCTACTATGCCTATCGAGGCAAACGGATCTTGGTTCTTTGTCCCAAAAAGTTGGAGCATAACTGGAACATGTACCGTCACGACTATGTCAACAATCCCATTTACGACCGCTATCTCCAGTATGATGTTCTCTACCATACAGACCTCAGCCGTGACAAGGGAATATCAAATGGAATTGATTTAGCACTTAATCGTTGGGATACCTATGATTTGGTGGTTATTGATGAATCACACAATTTTAGAAACGGTGGATCATCTGATGCCGAGATTGAAGAAGGTCGTGAAAACCGCTATTCCCGCTTGATGAATCGGATTATCAAAAGCGGTGTGCCGACAAAGGTTCTTATGTTGTCTGCTACACCTGTCAATAATCGCTTTAATGATTTGAAAAATCAAATTGCCCTAGCCTATGAGGGCGATGCGACACAATTTGATGCCAAATTAGATACCAAATCCTCCATCAATGATATCTTCCGTATGGCACAGGCTGCTTATAATCAATGGGCAGAGCTACCAGCAGAATCACGGACGACAGCAGCTTTACTAGATAGACTTGATTTTGATTTCTTTAAAGTCCTTGATAGCGTGACCATTGCACGAAGCCGTAAGCATATCCGACAATTTTATGATAGAAATGCGATTGGTGATTTTCCAGAACGACTGGCCCCTAAAAACTTCTATCCAGACTTGACGGTCAATCGAAGAGATATTACTTATGAACGGATTTATGCTCTGTTAGACCAACTTCAATTAACAATCTATCAGCCAAGTCTTTTCATTCATCCCTCAAAACGTTCCCGCTATGAAAAAGCGGAAGGGCAAGGTTTGACCCAGCTTGGACGGGAAACGGGAATTAAGAAACTGATGATGATCAACCTCTTGAAACGCTTGGAAAGTTCTATCGAGGCCTTTCGCTATACCTTGATTGAGGTGGTCAAGGCTTATGTAGACAAAACAATTCTGAGCATAGAAGAGTTTGAAGTTGCAGGTGGTGAAGGGAATGTTCAGTTGCAAGAGTTGGCTGAAGATGATTTTGATGTCGAAGATAGCAACACGGATTTCTTTGTTGGAAAGAAATTCCCTATCAAGCTGGCAGATATGGACTACCTATCTTGGAAGAGGGATTTACAGGCTGACCAAACAGTGTTGAGAGAATTAGAAAATCTGGTCAATTTAATCACACCACAGGAAGATCAGAAATTACAGACCTTGTTTAACTTGATTGATGACAAATTGGCACAGCCAATCAATCCAGATAACAAGAAAGTGATTATCTTCTCAGCCTTTGCGACGACAACAGACTATCTTTATAAAAATATTAGCCATTATCTCTTGGATAAGTATGGACTTCACACAGCCCAGATTTCAGGGACAAAAGGCTTTTCGACCACTTTGCCACTCAAAAATAAGGACTTGAACACCCTTCTGACCTATTTTTCACCGAGATCCAAGCAGAAGGACTTGCTTTATCCTGATGATCATCGAGAAATTGATGTCTTGATTGCGACAGATGTTATCTCAGAAGGTCAAAACCTGCAGGATGCTGATACCATGATTAACTATGACATTCACTGGAATCCTGTCCGTATTGTCCAGCGCTTTGGACGGGTAGATCGTATCGGTAGTCAGAACAAATACATCCAGCTGGTCAATTTTTGGCCAAACATTGCTTTGGACACTTATATCGATCTCAAGGCGCGTGTGGAATCCAGAATGAAAATCTCAGTTCTGACTTCAACGGCTGATGACAATGTCTTGACCAACGAGGAAATCGAGGACAATAATTATCGGAAGAAACAGCTCGAACGCCTCCAGACAGAGGTCGTTGATTTGGAAGATATGAATGAGGGGATTTCCATTATGGATCTAGGTTTGGAAGACTACCGTATGGACCTGCTCAGCTATTTAGCCAAACATCCAGAGTTAGAAGCGATGCCTAAAGGTCTTCAAGCAGTGGTGCAGGCAGGGCAAGGTCAACCAGCTGGAGCCATCTTCCTCTTGAAGAATATTGCCCACCAGACCCATCTCAGTAAGAAAAATCGTCTTCATCCCTACTATCTGGTCTATATCAGTGACCAGGGAGAAACGGTCTACTCCATTGCAGATACCAAGGCATTGCTGGAGCACCTACGCATGATTACCAAGGGCAAAAATCAGCCTGAGAAAGATTTGGTGGCAACCTACAATCGTGCCACTGATGATGGTGCCAAAATGGAGCATTACTCCGACCTCTTGCAAAGAAGTCTTGAAAATCTCGTGGAGAGTGATGAGGAGACCTTCAATGAGTCCCTCTTCACGTCAGATACCATTGACTTTATGGATAGCGGGGTGGACGGAAGTGATGATTTTGAACTAATGGCCTTCTTTGCCGTTTTGAAAGGAGAAGACTAA